In the Euphorbia lathyris chromosome 5, ddEupLath1.1, whole genome shotgun sequence genome, one interval contains:
- the LOC136229872 gene encoding uncharacterized protein, whose protein sequence is MASPTLDMKDRAWAHWTKLGGPKLIVAPMVDSSELPFRMLCRNYGAQAAYTPMLDSHLFANDHNYRTHEFSTSKEDRPLLVQFCGNDPDTLLKAAQMVEPFCDYVDINLGCPLRGAKQGNYGAFLMDNLPLIKSLVQKLALNLNIPVSCKIRLFPDIEDTLKYAKMLEQAGCSLLAVHGRTRVEKDFNKFRADWKAIKAVKEAVGIPVLANGNIRHMDDIEMCLKETGVDGVLSADSLLQNPALFSGFRTAEWAVGNVREGNLDQVDLLVEYLKLCEKFPVPWRMIRDHVSKMLGEWLKMYPKLREELDAQSTLDFEFLYGLVDQVRELGPKIPLYLNN, encoded by the exons ATGGCATCTCCTACTCTAGACATGAAAGATCGAGCATGGGCGCACTGGACCAAATTGGGTGGACCCAAGTTGATAGTAGCTCCTATGGTCGACAGTTCCGAGCTTCCTTTTAGAATGCTTTGCAGGAACTATGGTGCTCAGGCTGCTTATACTCCTATGCTGGATTCCCATCTTTTTGCTAATGATCACAACTATCGAACCCATGAATTCTCTACTTCCAAG GAGGATCGGCCACTGTTAGTCCAATTCTGTGGGAATGATCCAGATACATTACTCAAAGCTGCGCAGATGGTGGAGCCTTTTTGTGATTATGTAGACATTAACCTTGG GTGTCCGCTAAGGGGTGCAAAGCAGGGAAATTACGGAGCTTTCTTAATGGATAATCTTCCACTTATCAAATCATTAGTTCAAAAGTTAGCTCTAAACCTCAACATTCCCGTCTCTTGCAAAATCAGACTATTCCCCGACATAGAAGACACTCTCAAGTACGCTAAAATGCTAGAACAAGCTGGTTGTTCTCTCTTAGCAGTCCATGGCCGAACCAGAGTGGAGAAAGATTTTAACAAGTTCCGAGCTGATTGGAAAGCAATCAAAGCAGTTAAAGAAGCTGTCGGAATCCCAGTTCTTGCCAATGGAAACATACGACACATGGATGACATTGAGATGTGTCTGAAAGAGACAGGTGTTGATGGTGTGCTTTCAGCTGATTCTCTGCTTCAGAATCCAGCTCTTTTTTCTGGGTTTCGGACAGCTGAATGGGCTGTTGGAAATGTTAGAGAAGGGAATCTGGATCAGGTGGATTTGTTAGTGGAATATTTGAAACTTTGTGAAAAATTCCCAGTTCCTTGGAGAATGATTCGTGATCATGTGTCCAAGATGTTGGGAGAGTGGTTGAAGATGTATCCCAAGTTAAGAGAGGAACTTGATGCTCAATCTACACTCGACTTTGAGTTCCTATATGGTTTAGTGGATCAAGTGAGGGAGCTTGGACCTAAGATTCCACTTTACCTCAACAATTAA
- the LOC136230947 gene encoding probable 2-oxoglutarate-dependent dioxygenase At3g50210 isoform X1 — translation MATDFKSIPIIDISSLVSKCDEPDMAQDSTVCEVVKQLDQACREAGFFYVRGHGIPDSLLKEVKYLAHKYFDLPYEEKLKIKMTSAAGYRGYQKVGENITKGVPDIHEAIDCYKEVTPGMYGALGKPMEGCNQWPVNPPNFKSLMEEYIALCTDLSRKILRGIALALGGSPDDLEGGIGGDPFWVLRIIGYPDVSSVKGQDSNDNDIGCGAHTDYGLLTLVNQDDDITALQVRNMSGEWIPAPPIPGTFVCNIGDMLKIWSNGLYDSTLHRVVNNSPKYRVCVAYFYEPNFDAAIEPSEFCVKRTGGIRKSGKAVYGEHLVSKVQTNFV, via the exons ATGGCCACCGACTTCAAATCTATCCCTATAATCG ATATCAGTTCTCTGGTTTCCAAGTGTGATGAACCAGATATGGCTCAAGATTCCACTGTATGTGAGGTTGTTAAACAATTGGACCAGGCTTGCAGAGAAGCAGGTTTCTTCTACGTG AGGGGCCATGGTATACCTGATTCTCTCCTTAAAGAGGTGAAATATCTGGCTCATAAATACTTTGATCTTCCCTACGaggaaaaactgaaaattaagatGACTTCTGCTGCTGGCTACAG GGGATATCAAAAGGTTGGAGAAAATATAACCAAAGGCGTCCCTGACATTCATGAAGCTATTGAT TGTTATAAAGAAGTGACACCAGGGATGTACGGAGCTCTTGGAAAACCCATGGAAGGATGTAATCAATG GCCAGTTAATCCACCAAATTTCAAATCACTGATGGAGGAATATATTGCTCTTTGCACAG ACCTCTCAAGAAAGATTCTACGCGGAATCGCCTTAGCATTGGGTGGATCACCTGATGATTTGGAAGGTGGCATAGGGGGAGATCCATTTTGGGTGCTGCGCATTATTGGTTACCCAGATGTATCTAGTGTAAAAGGCCAAGATTCAAATGATAATGACATAGGATG TGGAGCTCACACCGATTACG GGTTGTTGACATTGGTTAATCAGGATGATGACATAACTGCACTTCAG GTGAGAAATATGTCTGGCGAGTGGATACCTGCTCCGCCGATTCCTGGAACATTTGTATGCAACATTGGCGATATGTTAAAG ATTTGGTCAAACGGTTTGTATGATTCAACTCTGCATCGAGTCGTCAACAACTCTCCAAAATATCGTGTATGCGTAGCGTATTTCTATGAG CCTAACTTTGATGCTGCCATAGAGCCTTCAGAATTTTGTGTAAAGAGGACAGGTGGTATCAGGAAATCTGGAAAAGCAGTTTATGGAGAACATTTAGTGAGCAAAGTTCAGACCAACTTCGTTTGA
- the LOC136230947 gene encoding probable 2-oxoglutarate-dependent dioxygenase At3g50210 isoform X2 has translation MAQDSTVCEVVKQLDQACREAGFFYVRGHGIPDSLLKEVKYLAHKYFDLPYEEKLKIKMTSAAGYRGYQKVGENITKGVPDIHEAIDCYKEVTPGMYGALGKPMEGCNQWPVNPPNFKSLMEEYIALCTDLSRKILRGIALALGGSPDDLEGGIGGDPFWVLRIIGYPDVSSVKGQDSNDNDIGCGAHTDYGLLTLVNQDDDITALQVRNMSGEWIPAPPIPGTFVCNIGDMLKIWSNGLYDSTLHRVVNNSPKYRVCVAYFYEPNFDAAIEPSEFCVKRTGGIRKSGKAVYGEHLVSKVQTNFV, from the exons ATGGCTCAAGATTCCACTGTATGTGAGGTTGTTAAACAATTGGACCAGGCTTGCAGAGAAGCAGGTTTCTTCTACGTG AGGGGCCATGGTATACCTGATTCTCTCCTTAAAGAGGTGAAATATCTGGCTCATAAATACTTTGATCTTCCCTACGaggaaaaactgaaaattaagatGACTTCTGCTGCTGGCTACAG GGGATATCAAAAGGTTGGAGAAAATATAACCAAAGGCGTCCCTGACATTCATGAAGCTATTGAT TGTTATAAAGAAGTGACACCAGGGATGTACGGAGCTCTTGGAAAACCCATGGAAGGATGTAATCAATG GCCAGTTAATCCACCAAATTTCAAATCACTGATGGAGGAATATATTGCTCTTTGCACAG ACCTCTCAAGAAAGATTCTACGCGGAATCGCCTTAGCATTGGGTGGATCACCTGATGATTTGGAAGGTGGCATAGGGGGAGATCCATTTTGGGTGCTGCGCATTATTGGTTACCCAGATGTATCTAGTGTAAAAGGCCAAGATTCAAATGATAATGACATAGGATG TGGAGCTCACACCGATTACG GGTTGTTGACATTGGTTAATCAGGATGATGACATAACTGCACTTCAG GTGAGAAATATGTCTGGCGAGTGGATACCTGCTCCGCCGATTCCTGGAACATTTGTATGCAACATTGGCGATATGTTAAAG ATTTGGTCAAACGGTTTGTATGATTCAACTCTGCATCGAGTCGTCAACAACTCTCCAAAATATCGTGTATGCGTAGCGTATTTCTATGAG CCTAACTTTGATGCTGCCATAGAGCCTTCAGAATTTTGTGTAAAGAGGACAGGTGGTATCAGGAAATCTGGAAAAGCAGTTTATGGAGAACATTTAGTGAGCAAAGTTCAGACCAACTTCGTTTGA
- the LOC136228640 gene encoding protein IRREGULAR XYLEM 15-like, with protein sequence MKNNTNNNTKLILLHPYIQKQGTSNRLWLLAFLSFFTIAFLVTLIYTRETLPPKTTATAAATAATTTTIPTNTPLPTTVINTLLHYSSRSNDSYHMSYSELKPISDVLRKCSSPCNLLVFGLTHETLLWKALNHNGRSVFIEENRYYAAYYEELHPEIDVFDVQYTTKMGEFRDLITSTRDQISNECRPVQNLLFSECKLGINDLPNHVYEVDWDVILIDGPRGDGAEGPGRMAPIYTAGVLARSKKGGNGKTHIFVHDYYREVEKVYGDEFLCRENLVEANDMLAHFVVEKMDEKCFEFCHNRSSKSKSISS encoded by the coding sequence ATGAAGAACAATACCAACAATAACACAAAACTTATCCTTCTTCACCCTTACATCCAAAAACAAGGAACCTCTAATCGTCTCTGGCTTCTCGCCTTCCTTTCCTTCTTCACCATCGCCTTTCTCGTAACCCTAATCTACACCCGCGAAACTTTACCCCCCAAAACCACCGCAACCGCCGCCGCAACCGCCGCCACAACCACCACAATCCCCACCAACACCCCGCTACCTACAACAGTAATCAACACTCTCCTCCATTACTCCTCAAGATCAAACGACAGTTACCACATGTCGTATTCCGAATTGAAACCCATCTCCGACGTTCTAAGAAAATGCTCATCTCCCTGTAATCTCCTCGTTTTCGGCTTAACTCACGAGACTCTTCTCTGGAAAGCTCTGAATCACAACGGCCGATCAGTATTCATCGAAGAAAACAGATACTACGCGGCGTATTACGAAGAATTACACCCCGAAATCGATGTTTTCGATGTTCAATACACCACAAAAATGGGGGAATTCAGAGATTTGATAACTTCAACACGAGATCAGATCAGTAACGAATGTAGACCGGTTCAGAATTTACTGTTTTCCGAATGTAAACTCGGGATTAATGATTTGCCGAATCATGTTTATGAAGTGGATTGGGATGTTATTCTGATAGATGGACCTCGGGGCGACGGAGCGGAGGGGCCGGGGAGAATGGCGCCGATATACACCGCCGGAGTTCTTGCTCGGAGCAAGAAAGGGGGGAATGGGAAGACGCATATATTTGTTCATGATTATTATAGAGAAGTGGAGAAAGTTTATGGGGACGAGTTTCTGTGTAGGGAGAATTTGGTGGAAGCGAATGATATGTTGGCTCATTTTGTGGTGGAGAAGATGGATGAGAAATGTTTTGAGTTCTGCCATAATCGGAGTTCGAAATCTAAATCGATTTCTTCGTAG